DNA from Danaus plexippus chromosome 6, MEX_DaPlex, whole genome shotgun sequence:
cagtgAAAATTAAGTCACTCATGACTCAATACATAGTACATTAAAATAGGGATTGCTatccaaaaaatttaattaaaaatcatttaatgtaGACATCGTGATATTCCGGATTCACTTAATTTGGGAAGTAATTTTCTGTCACGtgtcacattaaaaattatatttagttacttttttgtaatgcatggaacaaataaataaaaattgtatgttatttCTGCGAAACTTTTAGAGTCGCAATGTTAAAGGAAAACTAAACGATTACAATTTAGATGTACTTAACGATCCattgaaagtatttaattataatatttttctaccaACAAACGGATTACGTTTACATTTATTGCTCGCTTTGATATGttcattttatgtatgtatgtgtacatGACCTTAACGTCAATATTAAACACGATAACTACCTTCAGTGTTGCAAAATAGACACAAAACGTACGTCCaatgtattaatatgtttttttaaataccgaTATTACCATAACAACTGCAATTTGAGGGTTGCCATatctcaaaatttattaattaattaatattatgtaacaaatattttttgtttaataacaaaattattttactctttTGTGAGAACTTAAAAAGagagttttgttttttcttgtatatttatattttgcaagaTATGTaaaagaaagatttaaactTGTACCTGGCtgaataactatttattttctgtgtaTTTAACATCCCTATTCATCgaaattgctttttttatttagtaaccaTAATAATTGAGTACATTATTTGCTTGGACGGAAGTGTATAACGAGACtaatacaaaaaacttttcCATCATTCCAATAAGTTCAATTTGAAAACgtcatatatatgaaatgagtaaacaaaaatacttataaatatatatatatttctaactcAAAACTACCGattatataatacttcaactaaaataaattattgtttatcttATCTTCgaatttaaattgtactaTTACTGTAATgaacacacatataatattgtattgtacCAAATCGAAGAACAATGAAAGGGAAATTACTTtatgtcaaaaacaaaacatcctGTAATTTTTGAAACGCACACATCATCACAACTATTGGGCTTTGtacgtaatatatgtatgttatgtttataaataatagtaatagcTAACTatcattatcttttataaaatcacaatacggaagaaaataacaataaccTTAGTCGAATCGGCCTATAGCGGGtgttgttttcatttaaaaaatatatgaaaagtcACGAAAACTTGCTAAAACTGAATGAAAcggtattttaaatctaccacATTACACACTAATTCAACTAAATGTACTAaagtcaataatttttttattattaattaggcttgtaaaaaataaactatataagtgtttgtatacatttaattattataaaaggctAAACTGTTATATATGAAGATCGTCATCATTAAGTCAAGGCAGCGGATAATATGAAGCGTTCGACCGGCAGACATCGCCGACGCATACTAATGCAAAAAGTCATTGACTGTTTACAATTCAATGACTGATAATTACAACACGTACACAAACAATCCAACATAAACAGCCGttgtaaactattttattatgaaaaatcgCATCGATATTTATTTGACCTACGacgaatttgaatttaatacaaataaattatcataaatctGTGAAAAACATTTCACTAcacttattcatttaaatcgatataatctatgtttaatataacattatagaaAGTACACCTTACAGTAtgtagattaataaaattttgcactaaatatatttttaatctgttgcgctttgttattataattctttccTAACAGTGTTAATTGTTTCAGATGGGGCAACGCTTTCATATATCCAGTGATAGACTGGTCGAAGCCAGTTCAGACGCTAGTGGTGGTGACGCTGACGGCTCTGTTCCTGGGCCTGATGCACATCCTCGCCGTAGTTGTAGCCTCCATCCGCGACTTCATCATACGAAAATTTGATAAAGACAAAAGCGGAGAGTACAACGATGGTTTCGAAGCCTGActgatatttttacaatatactaggattgtaataaaatataatacaaatatcagtatatacatatttactcTATATTAACCTTATTGTTATGTTTCTCGAAATGGTTAAATCCTGCTGTGatattgatttctttttttttttgtgttttcgTCCATACTTTTAGTGATAATTCAGTTATATGAAGTTATTCATCTCATCATGACTATATAAGTTCGTAAACCTATAAACTTAACTGTGTCATAGCAAATACattctttattattgaaaaatcagTCTCCGAATGTATTCAGTCACCTCAATCACAAACCATATCGATACTATTGAACTAAATGCACTTTTCCAGTTACacagatttatttttcaaacgaaaatatatatgtcattaaGTTCAAAGGACATTAGTTTTGTCACCAATCACACTTTCAATGTAAGAATTCTTAGTTAAGTAGAATGTTTTTATGTctagatatataaatgtaaatgaaattaaatatactattattatttaactgtttaatatgacgtaaataaaaatcctaCATCAGAACAAAAACTATACCTCTTTTCACTCCATTACAGTCAAAAGCTTTCCTACTTAGATTTCAAATAagcgataaataaaaaaaatatgctttctAAAAccagtataattaaattataatttcgtcCTACACGTTCAAATTTTTTTCagatgcttttttttttatttaataatgtggTTTCCATTTCCTGTCATTTCTAAATCTGTGTCATTATTagatatatcggattttattacaaattcattattttaaagacaggacgccagcctcactgacgtctctaatgtcacttgtttcagtaagttccagatattttaaaatgaaacttcaattcttctaaatgttcttgtatttctcgaaggttctttatgctccgcactcgctgaactctgcagtccgctgttgtgcgtccagacgtcatatttaaaccagaattcaaacatagttctattctctttgatttcgttttacttttaacaatagtaacgacgaccaataagttgttataataattgatgccagttatttccatgttgcatccgtcattgaagctgcttgcgccgatagatatatgttataaagacAATAAATTTGGAATCTCTAAAACAAAGTTTCGGTCATCATACCTAATATATGGTGAGTTacaagtttttaattcataaaattcacACGTGATAGTAAAGTGATCCTtaggtttaaaaattaaaacctcaAAACGATCTTGTAAAGTATATTACGATACAATTCTGTGATAATCTCCTGAAGACTAACGATACATGCATAGTTTGAAACTAAGGAGACAAGCAGGTTTATCAAGTTAGCGTTATAAGCAAATCTGAAGCTGTCTGAttgacaaaacatttaaaaatattgcacaCTTAAAAAATTACCTCGACCCAAACGCAACCTTATCTAACTCTTAACAATAACGtaagattgttttattataaaccgTTATGTATGAACACTTATTATACGTTAgcattatatctttttattattatggtgATAGGATTATCACACAGATATTCTACATTCCTAGACATACAAtcatgacatttttattttaattccccCAAAAACACGTCCCCggattattctttataaatccaacgaaaataaattcaaaacaattatCGAAAGAactaattgttaataattaatatatgaacaaGAAACAATATCGAAATGTATGATTAGTTTGTCTAAAACCTTTGCTATTGATCGCAAAATCTTATCGGAGAtaacaaaagatatattttgtacactCCAGGCGTTCATACCGTCCATAGAGCACGTCTTGAATTAGACCAGGTCAGAAAAATGGGCAGAATAAAGAATTACTTCAAAGAACAGTTCCAAATCAGGAAGTTTAAATTGGAACATGACTCCTCATACGACTTCTACGAGAGCTGCTTCCAGAACAACCGATCAGCTCTgcctttattaataataagggGGCTCCTGTTCCTTGCATGTTTAGGAATAATTCTGGTCTCCTTTATTTTAACATCCACAGTCCTATCGCTAAGGTTTTGGCCAATTTACTTAACACATTGGGGTCTAGTGCTCATAACGGTCGCTAGCGGTTTTGGGTTTGCAGTTTCAGCGAAAGCATTCTACGGCGGACCTGTCGGTGAGAATTAATtgtcactttttttatttataatatttttaaaaatcattgcgTTACTTAATATCTGTCAatgatataagaatatttcgtgggttttaatgaaattaatattcgataaaaaatttcacattataatacatatgtcatatctatctattaaataataagcaattcttattttaaacccATATGTAATTGCAAAAAGCCGTGACAGTGaccatttttattcataactttTACTCACAGATAtcctaattttatgattaattgataaatttcgATGATTCACGCTTTACTTTGTAAtcaagataattattattgctttgTTTGAggtacaacattttttttttttcttaaactaaTCAAAGAACGAAAATGTTCAGTCTAATTATCTGTTTGCAGATTCTGCTTTCGGCTTGCCGTGGTATATAAAAGCGTACTGGGTATCCTACTCCACGGCTATACCGATTGCAATATTCATCACAGTCTTCTATTGGATTTTCCTAACCAACGAtagtaagtttaaaaatatctaacaaaTAAGATGTAACTATTCAGAACTCACgtgttaatattgtttatatgttttgtgagttttgttttgtttaactaagaaataaatagtatttgaatcgatacaatattaaattcagaAGTAGATGGTAAACTAAGTAACATGTCAAAATTTAGTTCGACGGAAGACCGAATTGGCttcaaattttcaaaaattggTGAACTGATTGGATGGTTCACTTGGTGGTTGATTTGTCCCCTAGTCGAGTAACTCGTTGGTAGAGTGTGCAATTTAAGGTGCCATTATTTCCACCAGATCAAGAGTTCGCGGTGTCTTACGCGCTGGACATCTTAATCCACGCCGTAAACAGCGTCCTCATGCTGGTACTTCTCTTCACCGCCAGCCATCCCTCAAACCTGCTCCACTTCTACTTCGCCATCATACTAGCAGTCATTtacgttatatttaatgtcatttacTATTTCGCTGGTGGCACTGACCCGTAAGTATTTACTCACAAacaatagataatatatataaaattagtttacaATAGTCTTGTCTCAACTAAACAACTAAAAAATCTCGACCCACTTTGGACTTGAAGTTTGTAAGAGCAGTTCCTCACATACTAAATAAACGCATAAAAACAGAATAGAGTATTTAACTACAGCTCATATTTTGAAGTCGAAATTAAGAAAAACGGCTTACACAtaataatgtgaaaaaaaggctaaaataatattaaactatttgccttttgaataacaatatctattccatataattaaaaccatcAATACGCGGACCTTCATAACTGATGTCGGGTTTGATAACGAAAACAAATGTATGCCAAGGCCACAAATAAACAAGGAAATTccttatagtttatataacttataccGAATTTGTATGAggatagatttttaaattgacgATCACGTCTGTAGTTAAAACTGACTACTGTAAACACATACGAAGCGATTGCGTTTCTCATTGAATTACcgacgttaaaaatataagtgacagatttatgaatgaaaacccgttaacgctccgtatgtagtaaCGATGCGAACTTATACTAAGCACACGGattattgtttacatatttcacctacatataaaaaaaagttatagcGGTAGGtacatctaaataaaaataaataagtatttagtCTACAAATCGTTGCATCGATACCACACTATTGgcaatgataatttaataactaaaaagtattttaaaatgagagGTAATCAAACGGAATTATTtcatggaaaaaaaataacgattaaacaacaaaatatgtacaacCAAATGCTTTAAAGGAATACAACTAACTTAGTTGGTGTTGTATTTGCCATGCCACGCGTTTAAACTTAACACATTTTCTTTTCACGTAGGTTTGGTAACGCCTTCATATATCCCGTTTTGGACTGGTCTAACCCTGGAGTGGCTGGAATAACGGTAGTTTTCAGCGCAATCTTAATCATCATCTTGCACATTATCGTCACTCTCATGACAGAAGCCAGAGACGCAATCGCCAGGTCCTGTGGACGAAACACTCGCAAGTTCAGCCTGTCTCAGTACTAGattctaaatttgaattgTGCACTTTACgtacttttttaaaagtatccCAAAGGTAACGCgtcatttatgatatttagttCTGCTCACTAACTCATGTTAGTTAATGCTGATTGTAATTATTGtacatagaattttttttagataaatataatatttatattattatttttttatatctttttttttttgttatcgcctaattatattctgttttgtttttgaactattttaaaaacagaatattaaaatataaaaataaatatatcctgACAGTCACATTTATAACCTTCTTTAAAGCTCATAACGAGAATAGTTCATTGATTTGTATATCAAGATggctaatattttaagttaaaatttacctgtcttaaaatatacgaagaaaaatatatccgAGATTTACGCTTgtaaacattgaaaatttaatttatatataaagaaacaaattacAACTTTCAATGAATGAGATGACAGAAAGCTaagttattaaactttatacatacatgtatataccgaatatttattaatttatttaacaattaatcatttaaaacataagttTTTCTCGGATGTACCTACATAAGTAGTTAGTAAGTAGGCTTGTAATGACTTTTAAACTCACAAAAATGTGtacttatattcataaaacaaataatttgagtaaaaatactaagaatgtgtaattaaaattatgacaaattCACAACAGTATGGATTACTTATACCGTATCTATTGAGAAATCGACGGTGACACAAGATTTAGAAACAGAAAGTAGATTAAATTTTGGGGTGTGATAACTAACTTGAGTCATACAGGCCAGtatctataaatatgatatacgGTGATAACATATTCAGGTGTTGGTTGTAGCTTTAAAAATGAGTGCTATCAaggagtattttaaaaatgaatttaatttgttaatgtttACCCTCGAACACAACGACCCTACGGATTTTTACATCAGTGTTTGGCAAAGAACAAAATCACCGATACCGCTTCTGATATGGAGGATATTGCTGCTGCTAACTTCCCTTGCGATTGTAATCACCTCTATGACATTCTATGGATTGAGTGAGTTTCATATAGGTTATTGGTTCCTATATCTGACTCACTGGGGATTGTCGTTGATGGTTCTCTCTACTGGGTTTGGAGTTGCTGTCTCCGCCAAAACCTACATTTCGGGTCCGATtggtaagtaaattttttgtactattttattactgcTAAAAATTcctgtataaatatttctgttatacGTCCGTTTAACATATTGCTATTTCTTTTCCACAGGAACCGATATAAGTTTGCCATGGTACGTCAAAACGTTCTGGGTGCTACACAACATCTCGGTGCCAGTTGCTTTTCTAATCACATTATTTTACTGGACATTACTTTACAACGGtatgataattttgttataatcattattttaattatttgttgtttttaaaaaacgacacaacatattaaaatttacggCTTGACTATTTACTCTTTTTTTGCAGGCTAAgcattacttaattatttaaatcaataataaattttaaactttttatatagatgATAACCAAATTGCATTATCactataatgttataataatatataggtacatCAATAATACAATGcaaatacatttctttataactatACAGCTAACTTCCAAGAGGAAATGGGCAAGGGTCTAGACATCGCGATTCACGGCATCAACTCCTTAATAATGTTCCTTCAACTGATCAGCTCAGCTCACCCTACCCGGATCGTACACTGCACACATCCTTTCCTATTCGCTCTGGTATATGTATTCTTCAACCTCATATACTATGTGGCAGGCGGGAAAGATCCGTGAGTATAATAGTGccagatatataatatataggttaTAACACACAAAACcacaataaaatcttatactctatcaattaaataaaatatgaacccAATAAAAGATCTTGATTGCTtggttaattatttaaagtatcgtTTATGAAACGACCTGCAAATGAAAAGTATTGAaactatatttgttaaatttacaatacaactaagtatatgaaaatatgaaacgaTCTCGGGTATTTTACGCTCtctgttaaaagaaataatagccATTacctatttaataatgttttacgtATCTATAAAAGACTACTTATTTACACGTCCTATtgtgcaaaataaaattgcgtGACTGacgtttttatgtaaaataaccCTTAATTTAGTGATCGTTGTACGTATAACGATCCAACTAGCATTTTGACCccaaaaaatacagttatttgccatattttgtaatcaaatcTAGCGCTTATAGTACTGTATTGCTattcgtaataattatttcatcaaaacgattttaatttaGGACTTATCACAAAACCTAATTGTGACGCTTGAACGATaactgatataaaatactaataggTATATTTAACAGGCGAAAGAACACGGTAATTAATTTTcgctataaatttttaatgctaCTATAATTAGGCAACAGCCGAATGGAATGTagctcattaaaattaatatgtttttcagTTTGGGGAATCCTTGGATATATCCCGTGGTGCACTGGGGGGAGCCGGCGACGGCGTCTGTCGTTGTCGTTGTAACTGgaatcgttttaatatttttacattttgtgaCAATCGCCCTAGCAGCAGCTAGGAACGCCATCTCCAAGTGCACCCGACCGTCTGAACCCAGCGATCCGGCTGAACTTGAGGCTTTACGGAACCCGCCTTGGCAGAGTAGCGTTTgagtcatataaaatttaatttatagatatatgaacaataaaatttaattatatttatttattaatgaattaaatttaaaattatatttaatattattttaactcttTAACCATTCCATAATACGTTAGATTTCCGAACCAAACAATTCAAATAAGACAGATAAGTATCATAGTAGGTATCACATTATGTCAATAGTGCTGTTCTCTTTGATTgcgaagaaaaataaaatacttgttgttagaagtaaaataatatgttgagagaataattaattaattatacctgATAACAATCAGCATATTAAACGATGTACCTCGCCGAATTCTCGTAAGTCGCTTGAGTGATatgcacataaaaaaatataaacacaataaatttattgatataaaatgaaatttacacagaatattcacaaataattttattgttaatgagaataatatttttattatcttatgaaattataagcaATAAGTGTAAAGTTACATATCgtaaagtgtttttttaatttcaacaacGAGACTAATACGACGGTAAATTTATAGATAACATGCAGGTTATACTCGACTGTGTACCTATATTTTACAGCAACGCAATACAACATTAGATTATAGAATACAGACATTCAATAAAcgttaaataatgtatataattagtcTTAATTGGATTTTCGTCACACAGTCAATCTGAACGGACCGGAAGGTTAATGATAATTTCACAAAGGTTTAATGTTTCTTGACATTGGAACAAAACCAGTTATGTTTTGCAAAAGTTACATAAAGCGAGGCATTTCGAGCAAACGGACGGCGCGGCGTTCAGCGGCCGCGATGCCAGTCGCCCACCAACCTGCTAGCATCAACTGACGTCTAATCGATCACACGTTACGTCTGATCGCCTCAATCAAAACATAGACTAGCTATTATCATAACAATTACGTACAGATCCATTCATATTCCTAGCCGTTGGGGAATGTTTGTGAAATGTGAATTGATCGCCGATAATAatacattgataaaaaaaatcgcgTCCATCTCACTTGATCGCGGAGCGTCTTACGAAACTGTTATCAAATAGTGCCATCAGATAGAAGTGAAATGCAAATGTTCTAGTTAAAAGTGACAATATGGTGAAATTTTTTAGGAAGAGCATTTCGATATCTGACTTCTGGGTAGGGAATCATGAGAGATTgagtgatttttatttgacgTCATGGCAGCCGGGAGATTCGGTTGTGCCGATGCTGATCGTGAGAGTCCTCCTGGCTTGTGTGGCTACGGGTATCTTCGTATGGTCGCTCACCTCCGGTGTCAGCTCGTACTGGCTTATATACCTCACTAATTGGGGACTCCTATTAGTTACTTCGATGACTTTAAGTGGACTTTTGATCTCTATTTTGGGGGTCTGCCATAAGTTAAAAGGtaagctttttttatttatcatattgacAATTAAATCATTCAAAGTATAAGAGAGCTGAAGGTTTgaaaggtttaaaatttagaaattatacccaatactttaatttacaatttactttCAACGGCTACTGAATTTAAACTCAAAATGTCGGTTACAGACTAAATGGATTATGATTTTACGGTTTTGATAAAGTTATATGAGGTTtcgttatcatatatttattatttaagctgCTAAtccaaaaatacaaaacaatgaaCACTAGGTAATGTAACGTATGTACACGTGACAAATAAAAGGTgagtgataaaattttaccgataaaatttattgcacTGACTGACAGAAGCAACTGATTTATCAAAGAAAACTAGGATATTAGGATATTAGATATTAGAACACTAAATCTAAATCGCATATATTAATTCCCTGTTAGAAATCCATACGTAATTGCtaatcttgttatttattttctttaaaactttttttttttaattttaaagcataaatataaatagtcgATAATCATAGAAAATTAACACGACTTTTATAATGTTCTAAGTTATCCGATAGCGGAAAATTTATGAACTATTAATGTAATCCTTCTGTTTACATAACAAAACGCATTTCCTTGCATCACTTGAGATATACcgcattataataattgaatatttaactcTGCGTAAACTCCACGTACGAGAcgaattcaaattataattaaacacaaggaaaataaaaaagacggAATTGTTCTGGGGTTTTTACAGCTGGTATTAATggacaagtttttttttttgttgcttcAAAACATCGCTAACACACTTTCTTTTTaagcataaaatttatgtaaagtcttctaacctaacctaaaaattattttatttacggaATTTACTCACGTTTTATGTTAcagatagttaataataactttaatcttaaaaaaacgTGTGTTTTAACAAATGTCGAGCGTAGATATCTAACAAAGTATTTCCCCATAAACGTATAGAATTCcatgtttgaataaataaaacactataGAATAGTTCTAGTGAGCGATTacattgtaaaacaaaaaaaaaaacaattaaaataacaagcaACGTTCCAacagaaaacatttttgatgTAACTTATAACGACCTGATTATTTACAAACGACACTGACGCAAAAAATGAGACCTTGGGCTACttctaacttaaaaaaaaaacgttcttTTTATACCGTAATTTGTTTTCGATttgaaaacaatacatttttatccgACGGTACAAATCCATTTGAATGATTAAGCCGTGCCTCAAGGAAAATTCGTCATAATGGGACCGGTATTGAATGTCATAATATTCGTCCTTCAATATAACGTAACCGTGTTGATATTCCCGCCCGTCAAGCTTTCACACTTCTAACGACGATGGAACATAGTGCAAGTGAATGGAAACGAAAACATTAATCGAAGACATGTTTACATTACACTCAATGGTAGCTAGGACTTTTGTTTACGACGGCCCCTAACAGCAGTTCTATGTACAGTAAACAGTCTTTCATATCCGCTATCTATGCAGTCTATTGCCTTCAGATTACGCAAATACTAACGTCATGTTTAcgtaaataacaaagaaatgaTAAAGAAGTTATCATTATGGCAATTCTTCATCATAATATGAAAAGTCAAAGATTTTCCGGCTCCCAATAGTCATTTTCGTGTCATGTTGAAGCCTCGAGCAAGTCCTACTTTCTTTGTATGCTTATAACGCTGTATTGCGAGTTCGCTGATTGCTCCACATGTTTAATGACATGACATAACTCTGCAATGCCATTcacgaataatatttacacGTTTCTACCTTACCCGACGTAACTAATACCTTTGACACGACCTTAACgcttatatgaattttaaatatatgaggaTCTTTCTTGTCTtgtaatatctatttattattatatatatatatatatatatatatatatgtgtattgttaattatacATCGCCGATCTCATAaagaaacgaaaaaaataggattatatcttttttgttactattttGTCAACAATTTCGTGTTTAATgaactttttgtatattattttatatcgctTGTAGATGGAAGTGATCTCCCGTGGTACATCAGCATGTACTGGTTTCTCTACAACATCTGCATCGCCATTGCTATCATGATCACAGGACTCTATTGGATTCTTCTTTACAATCCaggtaacatttaatatatatatatatatatatatatatatacaacacaTTTAGCATatcattaattcatataaagttGTAAGCAAACAATACATTAATCTCGGCTACTGCGTGCGATTCTTTACACACTTTGGTATCAACAAAGAATAAACTCATATTTAATGTTGCTATTATAATCGTCCTTCGATAACTATAAATAGGTTCAATGTTAACgtttttagtaatttatatgcAATTACGTGATGACGCGAGTCTAGCGTGGTCCGaggattatatatacaatgcaAGAAAACTTGTTTCAATGTGAAAAAAAGcctttgttgtattttttcatactattttaacaaataagtcTACTCAGTGATGGTAACACTTAAATGACATAACGAGAGGCAATCAGTTAGTCATGACACCAACTCTATAATGAAATCTGTTTTTTGTAGTTTAGGCAACTGTTACGTAATGGttgctattatatttttgtaatatttattaaaataagtataatatttttattctcaaagACTAGTATTATCACagctcattattaaaaattataatatctaatattCTACCAAAACACGAGGTATCCTGCAAAGTCTAAGAGATTATTCACTTGTACCTtagtatttatagttataacgaaaaatgtgtttaaaatttcaatattcttaacaatttaaagaaaatgtaacgACCTGGAATGTCGAGGTGCAATACTTTTCAAGCCTGAAGTTTTATGTTTACTTTAGAatactaaataca
Protein-coding regions in this window:
- the LOC133320833 gene encoding protein rolling stone-like: MGRIKNYFKEQFQIRKFKLEHDSSYDFYESCFQNNRSALPLLIIRGLLFLACLGIILVSFILTSTVLSLRFWPIYLTHWGLVLITVASGFGFAVSAKAFYGGPVDSAFGLPWYIKAYWVSYSTAIPIAIFITVFYWIFLTNDNQEFAVSYALDILIHAVNSVLMLVLLFTASHPSNLLHFYFAIILAVIYVIFNVIYYFAGGTDPFGNAFIYPVLDWSNPGVAGITVVFSAILIIILHIIVTLMTEARDAIARSCGRNTRKFSLSQY
- the LOC116778991 gene encoding protein rolling stone-like, with product MSAIKEYFKNEFNLLMFTLEHNDPTDFYISVWQRTKSPIPLLIWRILLLLTSLAIVITSMTFYGLSEFHIGYWFLYLTHWGLSLMVLSTGFGVAVSAKTYISGPIGTDISLPWYVKTFWVLHNISVPVAFLITLFYWTLLYNANFQEEMGKGLDIAIHGINSLIMFLQLISSAHPTRIVHCTHPFLFALVYVFFNLIYYVAGGKDPLGNPWIYPVVHWGEPATASVVVVVTGIVLIFLHFVTIALAAARNAISKCTRPSEPSDPAELEALRNPPWQSSV